One Streptomyces sp. P9-A2 DNA window includes the following coding sequences:
- a CDS encoding ABC transporter ATP-binding protein produces MSLLELDGVKVHFPIKKGVLFDRTVGHVYAVDGVSLKVEAGETYGLVGESGCGKTTLGRSVLRLVDITEGSVVLDGTDLAKLPNEEMRRFRRRLQMVFQDPLGSLNPRQNIESILSEGMVAHGIGKNQEERREKIKAILERVGLPSNALARYPHEFSGGQRQRIGIARALVLEPDVIICDEPVSALDVSIQAQVVNLLEELQEELGLTYLVIAHDLAVVRHISDVIGVMYLGSLVEEAPSDTLYAEPKHPYTKALMSAVPVPDPEVEDRRERILLTGDLPSPANPPAGCRFHTRCPWAQAEKCATERPELKDVGGGHRVACHYTAEIASGELTPTRPTGIEAVTETTEDVVVEQAEGEAEIPAALLPADSTTKPDAAVVKEKVPAAVEVPSDSTADAIAKDHDVTGPDASGKGPAGTA; encoded by the coding sequence ATGAGCCTGCTCGAACTGGACGGCGTCAAGGTCCACTTCCCCATCAAGAAGGGCGTGCTGTTCGACCGTACGGTCGGGCACGTCTACGCCGTGGACGGGGTGTCCCTGAAGGTCGAGGCCGGCGAGACCTACGGCCTGGTCGGCGAGTCCGGCTGCGGCAAGACCACCCTCGGGCGGTCGGTGCTGCGGCTCGTGGACATCACCGAGGGGTCGGTCGTCCTCGACGGCACCGACCTGGCGAAGCTGCCGAACGAGGAGATGCGCCGCTTCCGGCGCCGGCTCCAGATGGTCTTCCAGGACCCGCTGGGCTCGCTCAACCCCCGGCAGAACATCGAGTCGATCCTGTCCGAGGGCATGGTCGCCCACGGCATCGGCAAGAACCAGGAGGAGCGCCGCGAGAAGATCAAGGCGATCCTGGAGCGGGTCGGCCTGCCCTCCAACGCCCTCGCCCGCTACCCGCACGAGTTCTCCGGCGGTCAGCGCCAGCGCATCGGCATCGCCCGCGCGCTGGTCCTCGAGCCGGACGTGATCATCTGCGACGAGCCGGTCTCCGCGCTCGACGTGTCGATCCAGGCCCAGGTCGTCAACCTCCTGGAGGAACTCCAGGAGGAACTCGGTCTGACCTACCTGGTCATCGCCCACGACCTCGCGGTCGTCCGGCACATCTCCGACGTGATCGGCGTGATGTACCTGGGCTCGCTGGTCGAGGAGGCGCCGAGCGACACGCTGTACGCCGAGCCCAAGCACCCGTACACCAAGGCCCTGATGTCGGCCGTGCCGGTGCCGGACCCGGAGGTGGAGGACCGCCGCGAGCGCATCCTGCTCACCGGCGACCTGCCCTCCCCGGCGAACCCGCCGGCCGGCTGCCGCTTCCACACCCGCTGCCCCTGGGCCCAGGCCGAGAAGTGCGCGACCGAACGGCCGGAGCTGAAGGACGTCGGCGGCGGTCACCGGGTGGCCTGCCACTACACCGCCGAGATCGCGTCGGGAGAGCTGACACCGACCCGGCCGACGGGCATCGAGGCCGTCACGGAGACCACCGAGGACGTGGTGGTGGAGCAGGCCGAGGGCGAAGCGGAGATTCCCGCCGCGCTCCTGCCGGCCGACTCGACGACCAAGCCGGACGCCGCGGTGGTCAAGGAGAAGGTGCCGGCAGCGGTCGAGGTCCCGAGCGACTCGACGGCCGATGCCATCGCGAAGGACCACGACGTCACGGGGCCGGACGCGTCCGGCAAGGGCCCGGCCGGGACCGCCTGA
- a CDS encoding trimeric intracellular cation channel family protein, whose translation MLQQLFSPSLLHALDLIGIFVFAISGALLAVHKNLDVFGIAVLAEATALGGGLFRDVVIGAVPPAAFTDLGYFVTPLLAVALVFFLHPHVERIQNAVNFFDAAGLGLFCVVGTAKAYDYGLSPAASACLGLVTAVGGGVLRDVLANEVPSLLRWDRDLYAVPAMVGATMVALCIHFDVLNAFTSSFAVITAFMLRLLALRYHWRAPRAWQRRSAVREEE comes from the coding sequence GTGCTTCAGCAACTCTTCAGCCCGTCCCTCCTGCACGCGCTCGACCTGATCGGTATCTTCGTCTTCGCGATCTCGGGCGCCCTGCTGGCCGTTCACAAGAACCTCGACGTCTTCGGCATCGCGGTCCTCGCCGAGGCCACCGCCCTGGGCGGCGGGCTCTTCCGCGATGTGGTCATCGGCGCTGTGCCGCCCGCCGCCTTCACGGACCTCGGATACTTCGTGACCCCGCTGCTGGCCGTGGCGCTGGTCTTCTTCCTCCACCCGCACGTCGAGCGAATCCAGAACGCCGTCAACTTCTTCGACGCCGCGGGGCTCGGCCTGTTCTGCGTCGTCGGCACCGCCAAGGCGTACGACTACGGGCTCAGCCCGGCCGCTTCCGCCTGCCTGGGCCTGGTCACCGCGGTGGGTGGCGGTGTGCTGCGGGACGTGCTCGCCAACGAGGTGCCCTCGCTGCTGCGCTGGGACCGCGACCTGTACGCGGTACCGGCGATGGTCGGCGCCACGATGGTGGCCCTGTGTATCCACTTCGACGTGCTGAACGCGTTCACCAGCAGTTTCGCCGTGATCACGGCGTTCATGCTGCGGCTGCTGGCACTCCGGTACCACTGGCGGGCCCCCCGCGCGTGGCAGCGTCGCTCGGCGGTCCGCGAGGAGGAGTAG
- a CDS encoding thioesterase family protein has translation MPEAASAPALRATVGDSEFDRDTAVTPREPGVYDVDLSAGWTIIRAVNGGYLLAVLGRALADALPHADPFTLSAHYLTASQPGPAVVRTQTVRTGRTLSTGQASLFQTDDQGREVERIRLLASYGDLDALPDDVRTSAEPPAIPPMDQCFGPEDGPAPVDGSSAITDRLMLKLDPSTLGWALGKPSGKGEMRAWFGLADGRDHDPLSLLLAVDALPPTAFELGLKGWVPTVELTAHVRSRPAPGPLRVSITTRNLAGGFLEEDAEVWDSADRLVAQSRQLARVRLG, from the coding sequence ATGCCAGAAGCAGCCTCCGCCCCGGCCCTCCGGGCCACCGTCGGTGACAGTGAGTTCGATCGCGACACCGCGGTCACGCCCCGTGAACCGGGCGTCTACGACGTCGACCTCTCCGCCGGCTGGACGATCATCAGGGCCGTCAACGGCGGTTATCTGCTGGCCGTACTGGGCCGCGCCCTCGCCGACGCCCTGCCGCACGCGGACCCGTTCACCCTCTCCGCGCACTACCTGACCGCCTCCCAGCCGGGCCCGGCGGTCGTCCGTACCCAGACCGTACGCACCGGACGCACCCTCTCGACCGGCCAGGCGTCCCTCTTCCAGACCGACGACCAGGGGCGTGAGGTCGAGCGCATCCGTCTCCTGGCCTCCTACGGCGACCTGGACGCCCTCCCCGACGACGTCCGTACGTCGGCCGAGCCACCCGCGATACCGCCCATGGACCAGTGCTTCGGCCCCGAGGACGGTCCGGCCCCCGTCGACGGCAGCTCCGCCATCACGGACCGGCTGATGCTCAAGCTCGATCCGTCGACCCTCGGCTGGGCCCTCGGGAAGCCCTCCGGCAAGGGAGAGATGCGCGCCTGGTTCGGGCTCGCCGACGGCCGGGACCACGATCCGCTCTCCCTGCTCCTCGCGGTGGACGCACTGCCTCCGACCGCCTTCGAGCTCGGGCTCAAGGGCTGGGTCCCCACGGTCGAACTGACGGCGCACGTCCGCTCCCGCCCGGCGCCCGGCCCGCTGCGGGTGTCGATCACCACCCGCAACCTCGCCGGCGGTTTCCTCGAGGAGGACGCCGAGGTCTGGGACAGCGCGGACCGACTGGTCGCCCAGTCCCGCCAGCTCGCCCGGGTGCGCCTGGGCTGA
- a CDS encoding cysteine desulfurase family protein: MAYLDHAATTPMLPEAVEALTEHLGVTGNASSLHAAGRRARRSVEEAREALAEALGARPSEVVFTSGGTEADNLAVKGLYWARRDADPARIRVLASPVEHHAVLDAVHWLGEHEGAVVEYLPVDSHGRVHPDALREAIARNPDDVALATAMWANNEIGTILPVRELAEAAAEFGVPLHSDAVQAFGQVPVDFASSGLAAMTVSGHKIGGPYGIGALVLGREHTPVPVLHGGGQERHVRSGTLDVPAVASFAVAGRLAAEQREWFAREIGALRDDLVAAVREAVPNAVLGGDPAPGGRLPANAHFTFPGCEGDSLLLLLDAQGIECSTGSACTAGVAQPSHVLLATGTDPDLARGTLRFSLGHTSTGADVQAVAKAIGPAVERARAAGLT, from the coding sequence ATGGCTTACCTCGACCACGCCGCGACCACCCCGATGCTTCCCGAGGCGGTCGAGGCACTCACCGAGCACCTCGGCGTCACCGGCAACGCCTCCTCCCTCCACGCCGCCGGCCGACGTGCCCGCCGGAGTGTCGAGGAAGCCCGCGAAGCCCTCGCCGAAGCCCTCGGCGCCCGTCCCAGCGAGGTGGTCTTCACCTCCGGCGGGACCGAGGCCGACAACCTCGCCGTGAAGGGCCTGTACTGGGCCCGGCGCGACGCCGACCCGGCCCGCATCCGGGTTCTCGCCAGCCCCGTCGAACACCATGCCGTCCTGGACGCCGTCCACTGGCTCGGTGAGCACGAGGGCGCCGTCGTCGAGTACCTGCCCGTCGACTCCCACGGCCGGGTCCACCCGGATGCCCTGCGCGAGGCGATCGCGCGCAACCCCGACGACGTGGCCCTGGCCACCGCGATGTGGGCCAACAACGAGATCGGGACGATCCTGCCGGTCCGCGAACTCGCCGAGGCCGCCGCCGAGTTCGGTGTCCCGCTGCACTCCGACGCCGTCCAGGCCTTCGGCCAGGTGCCCGTGGACTTCGCCTCCTCCGGGCTCGCCGCGATGACCGTCTCGGGCCACAAGATCGGCGGCCCGTACGGCATCGGAGCGCTGGTCCTGGGCCGTGAGCACACCCCCGTGCCGGTGCTGCACGGCGGCGGTCAGGAGCGGCACGTCCGCTCCGGCACGCTCGACGTACCCGCCGTCGCCTCCTTCGCCGTCGCCGGCCGGCTCGCCGCCGAGCAGCGGGAATGGTTCGCCCGCGAGATCGGCGCGCTCCGCGACGACCTGGTCGCCGCGGTCCGCGAGGCCGTCCCGAACGCCGTCCTGGGCGGCGACCCCGCGCCCGGGGGACGGCTTCCGGCCAACGCCCACTTCACGTTCCCCGGCTGTGAGGGCGACTCCCTGCTGCTCCTGCTCGACGCGCAGGGCATCGAGTGCTCCACCGGCTCCGCCTGCACCGCCGGCGTCGCCCAGCCCAGCCACGTCCTCCTGGCCACCGGCACCGACCCGGACCTGGCCCGCGGCACCCTGCGCTTCTCCCTCGGCCACACCTCCACCGGGGCCGACGTCCAAGCCGTGGCCAAGGCCATCGGACCGGCGGTGGAACGCGCGCGGGCGGCGGGGCTGACCTAG
- a CDS encoding aldo/keto reductase family oxidoreductase, translated as METAFTPPLPGGTWTLGDSTVTRFGYGAMQLAGPWVMGPPADHDGALAVLRKAVGLGITHIDTSDAYGPRITNELIREALHPYPESLFIATKVGATRDAQGGWPTARRPEDLRKQVHENLDSLGVETLDLVNMRMGDAQGPRPGSIAEALETLVDLQRDGLIRHLGVSNVTAEQVAEARGITPIVCVQNMYNLAHRHDDDLVDRLAAARIAYVPFFPLGGFTPLQSETLSQVASRLEATPMSVALAWLMRRSPNILLIPGTSSTAHLRENIAGAGLSLSDEDVAELNGIGH; from the coding sequence ATGGAGACCGCCTTCACACCTCCTCTTCCCGGCGGAACCTGGACGCTGGGCGACTCGACCGTCACCCGGTTCGGCTACGGCGCGATGCAACTCGCCGGCCCGTGGGTCATGGGGCCGCCCGCCGACCACGACGGCGCCCTGGCCGTCCTGCGCAAGGCGGTCGGCCTCGGGATCACCCACATCGACACCAGCGACGCCTACGGCCCGCGCATCACGAACGAGCTGATCCGCGAAGCGCTGCACCCCTACCCGGAGTCGCTGTTCATCGCCACCAAGGTGGGCGCGACCCGCGACGCGCAGGGCGGCTGGCCCACCGCCCGGCGCCCCGAAGACCTGCGCAAGCAGGTCCACGAGAACCTCGACTCCCTCGGTGTCGAGACCCTCGACCTGGTCAACATGCGCATGGGCGACGCCCAGGGCCCCCGGCCCGGCTCGATCGCCGAAGCGCTCGAGACACTCGTCGACCTCCAGCGAGACGGTCTGATCCGCCACCTCGGCGTCAGCAATGTCACTGCGGAGCAGGTCGCCGAGGCGCGCGGCATCACCCCGATCGTGTGCGTGCAGAACATGTACAACCTCGCCCACCGCCACGACGACGACCTCGTCGATCGCCTCGCCGCCGCCCGCATCGCCTACGTGCCGTTCTTCCCCCTGGGCGGCTTCACGCCACTCCAGTCCGAGACCCTCTCGCAGGTCGCGAGCCGGCTGGAGGCGACGCCGATGTCGGTCGCGCTGGCCTGGCTGATGCGACGCTCGCCGAACATCCTGCTCATCCCCGGCACCTCGTCCACCGCCCATCTGCGCGAGAACATCGCAGGCGCCGGGCTCTCCCTCTCCGACGAGGACGTGGCCGAACTGAACGGCATCGGCCACTGA
- a CDS encoding N-acetylmuramoyl-L-alanine amidase → MGERRASTDRAGKDGDRRIGRRALIVGGVAAAAGTAVLARDELGRLWWRMPGVEKPRKQGVVDFAGARWVAASDANWRRADRPDDFDIDMVIVHVTQGSFDSAVRAFQDPGHQASTHYIVGQDGRITQMIRELDVAYQAGNRAYNERSIGIEHEGFVDRPQDLTDEMYEASARLTARICARYDIPVDRKHIIGHIEVPGTDHTDPGPHWDWDRYMKLVRQALTATA, encoded by the coding sequence ATGGGGGAAAGAAGAGCTTCCACGGACCGGGCCGGCAAGGACGGGGACCGTCGCATCGGCCGGCGGGCCCTGATCGTCGGCGGGGTGGCCGCCGCCGCGGGTACGGCCGTGCTGGCGCGGGACGAGCTGGGCCGCCTGTGGTGGCGGATGCCCGGGGTCGAGAAGCCGCGCAAGCAGGGCGTGGTCGACTTCGCGGGCGCCCGCTGGGTGGCGGCCTCGGACGCCAACTGGCGGCGCGCGGACCGACCCGACGACTTCGATATCGACATGGTGATCGTCCATGTCACGCAGGGCAGTTTCGACAGCGCGGTACGGGCCTTCCAGGACCCGGGGCACCAGGCGTCCACGCACTACATCGTCGGGCAGGACGGGCGCATCACGCAGATGATCCGCGAGCTGGACGTGGCCTACCAGGCGGGCAACCGCGCATACAACGAGCGCAGTATCGGCATCGAGCACGAGGGCTTCGTGGACCGGCCGCAGGACCTGACGGACGAGATGTACGAGGCCTCGGCCCGGCTCACGGCCCGGATATGCGCGCGCTACGACATACCCGTCGACCGGAAGCACATCATCGGGCACATCGAGGTGCCGGGCACCGACCACACCGACCCGGGGCCGCACTGGGACTGGGACCGCTACATGAAGCTCGTGCGTCAGGCGCTCACGGCGACGGCCTGA
- the mnmA gene encoding tRNA 2-thiouridine(34) synthase MnmA has translation MTEIPQPSRPRPLRVLAAMSGGVDSAVAAARAAEAGHDVTGVHLALSANPQSFRTGARGCCTIEDSRDARRAADVIGIPFYVWDLADRFREDVVENFVAEYEAGRTPNPCLRCNEKIKFAALLDKALALGFDAVATGHYARVVTLSDGTRELHRASDMAKDQSYVLGVLDDRQLAHAMFPLGDTVTTKDEIRAEAERRGLAVAKKPDSHDICFIADGDTQGFLANRLGRAEGDIVDESGVRVGTHEGAHGFTIGQRKGLRIGTPAPDGKPRYVLDISPVTNTVTVGPADSLDVGALTAIEPRWCGTAPTGPGTYTAQLRAHGDETEVTAELIDGTLEVSFKEPVRGVAPGQAIVLYAGTRVVGSATIATTSRTTKTPTAV, from the coding sequence ATGACTGAGATCCCGCAGCCCTCCCGCCCCCGCCCCCTCCGGGTACTGGCCGCCATGTCCGGCGGCGTCGACTCCGCCGTGGCCGCCGCCCGTGCCGCCGAAGCGGGCCACGACGTGACCGGCGTCCACCTCGCGCTCTCCGCGAACCCCCAGTCCTTCCGCACGGGCGCGCGGGGCTGCTGCACCATCGAGGACTCGCGCGACGCCCGCCGTGCCGCGGACGTCATCGGCATCCCGTTCTACGTGTGGGACCTCGCCGACCGCTTCCGCGAGGACGTCGTGGAGAACTTCGTCGCCGAGTACGAGGCCGGCCGCACCCCCAACCCGTGCCTGCGCTGCAACGAGAAGATCAAGTTCGCCGCGCTGCTCGACAAGGCCCTGGCCCTCGGCTTCGACGCCGTGGCCACCGGCCACTACGCGCGCGTGGTCACCCTGTCCGACGGCACGCGCGAACTGCACCGCGCCTCCGACATGGCCAAGGACCAGTCGTACGTCCTGGGGGTGCTGGACGACCGGCAGCTCGCCCACGCGATGTTCCCGCTCGGCGACACGGTCACCACCAAGGACGAGATCCGCGCGGAGGCCGAGCGCAGGGGACTGGCGGTGGCCAAGAAGCCCGACTCGCACGACATCTGCTTCATCGCCGACGGCGACACCCAGGGCTTCCTCGCGAACCGGCTGGGCCGGGCCGAGGGCGACATCGTCGACGAGTCCGGCGTCAGGGTCGGCACGCACGAGGGCGCCCACGGCTTCACCATCGGCCAGCGCAAGGGCCTGCGGATCGGCACCCCCGCCCCCGACGGCAAGCCCCGCTACGTCCTCGACATCTCCCCGGTGACCAACACGGTCACCGTCGGCCCCGCGGACTCCCTCGATGTCGGCGCGCTCACCGCGATCGAGCCCCGCTGGTGCGGCACCGCCCCGACCGGCCCCGGCACCTACACCGCCCAGCTCCGCGCCCACGGCGACGAGACCGAGGTCACCGCCGAGCTCATCGACGGCACCCTGGAGGTGTCGTTCAAGGAGCCGGTCCGCGGCGTGGCCCCCGGCCAGGCGATCGTCCTCTACGCCGGCACCCGAGTGGTCGGCTCCGCCACCATCGCCACGACGTCCCGTACGACGAAGACGCCCACGGCGGTCTGA
- a CDS encoding DUF397 domain-containing protein, whose protein sequence is MSDLKWFKSSFSEASGNACIEVAVHDSERMAIRDSVRPTLAFAIGRTAFSLFVNAARAGAVSHVGL, encoded by the coding sequence TTGTCCGATTTGAAATGGTTCAAGTCCTCGTTCTCCGAGGCTTCCGGCAACGCCTGCATAGAGGTTGCGGTCCACGACAGCGAACGGATGGCGATCCGGGACAGCGTCCGCCCCACCCTGGCCTTCGCCATCGGCCGGACGGCGTTCTCCTTGTTCGTCAATGCCGCCCGAGCCGGGGCCGTAAGCCACGTAGGTCTCTAA
- a CDS encoding helix-turn-helix domain-containing protein, giving the protein MAPRHHPSIRQRRFGAELRRLREAAGMTAPVAATRLGVDRTMISNIESGRFGISDERLRRLASIYECNDPDLIDALASMTGGRPKGWWDEYRGKIPPDFLDVAELEHHATALRTLQTAHIPGIFQTEDHARSLFDLFVPALPRLEVELRVAQRLGRHRAVADNPGVPYAGYVHEAALRMRIGGRQIAKAQLCRLLEESERDNVQLLVIPFTAEGFPMAGDTVMYASAPNPHLDTVQVDSPTGAVFFDSPTHLANFRARLDLVERVALNPRASRDFILDVIGDL; this is encoded by the coding sequence ATGGCACCACGGCACCACCCGAGCATCCGGCAACGCCGGTTCGGGGCCGAACTACGGCGACTACGCGAAGCCGCCGGCATGACCGCACCTGTAGCCGCGACGCGGCTCGGAGTGGATCGCACCATGATCTCGAACATCGAGTCAGGGCGGTTCGGCATCAGCGATGAGCGACTACGGCGCCTTGCGAGTATCTACGAGTGCAACGACCCTGATTTGATTGATGCGTTGGCCTCAATGACCGGCGGACGGCCGAAAGGCTGGTGGGACGAGTACCGAGGGAAGATCCCACCGGACTTCCTCGACGTTGCGGAGCTGGAGCACCACGCCACCGCCCTCAGAACCCTTCAGACCGCGCACATCCCGGGGATCTTCCAGACAGAGGATCATGCTCGATCTCTCTTCGACCTGTTCGTTCCAGCGCTGCCCCGCTTGGAAGTCGAATTGCGAGTGGCCCAGCGACTCGGCCGCCATCGAGCAGTAGCGGACAACCCAGGGGTGCCATACGCGGGTTACGTCCATGAGGCGGCCCTGCGCATGCGGATCGGAGGACGACAGATCGCCAAAGCCCAACTGTGCCGCCTCCTCGAAGAAAGCGAACGCGACAACGTTCAGCTCCTCGTGATCCCCTTCACCGCAGAGGGCTTCCCCATGGCAGGGGACACAGTGATGTACGCATCAGCGCCCAACCCTCACCTGGACACCGTGCAGGTGGACTCCCCCACAGGCGCCGTCTTCTTCGACTCCCCCACCCATCTGGCCAACTTCCGCGCGCGGCTGGACTTGGTCGAACGGGTGGCGTTGAATCCGAGGGCATCGAGGGACTTCATCCTCGACGTCATCGGAGACCTGTAA
- a CDS encoding ATP-binding protein, with translation MKNAEPEHEQTPEPAGRQESTIPGPPLIPFAEPWEYELHFPRDARGPAVARTTLKAVLGVHGLGEFIDRAELLTSELATNAVRYSLGPATVRLCWANPVLRVSVTDTCPDFPVSLVPGGPDEERGRGLLILDLLADDWGGCGLGEAVFGVGGKSVWFELVHGGGDPPPGGCAAGGAGPRPPDLPVLAA, from the coding sequence GTGAAGAATGCGGAACCGGAACACGAGCAGACGCCCGAACCCGCAGGCCGGCAGGAATCCACGATCCCCGGCCCGCCTCTCATCCCGTTCGCCGAACCCTGGGAGTACGAGCTGCACTTTCCCCGCGACGCACGCGGACCCGCCGTCGCCCGTACGACGCTCAAGGCGGTGCTCGGTGTGCACGGGCTGGGTGAGTTCATCGACCGGGCGGAACTGCTCACCTCGGAGCTGGCCACCAACGCCGTGCGCTACTCTCTCGGTCCCGCCACCGTGCGGCTGTGCTGGGCCAACCCCGTGCTACGCGTCAGTGTCACGGACACCTGCCCCGATTTCCCCGTGTCGTTGGTGCCGGGCGGGCCGGACGAGGAGCGGGGCCGGGGACTGCTGATTCTCGACCTGCTGGCCGACGACTGGGGCGGATGCGGGCTCGGGGAGGCGGTGTTCGGGGTGGGCGGCAAGAGCGTCTGGTTCGAGCTGGTACATGGCGGGGGCGATCCGCCGCCAGGAGGCTGTGCGGCAGGCGGCGCCGGGCCCCGGCCACCAGATCTGCCCGTGCTCGCCGCCTGA
- a CDS encoding alpha/beta fold hydrolase — protein MDKNIVSRDGTHIAHESAGRGSVVVLVSGAMSTGATVAPLAAPLSERFRVVVYDRRGRGASGDRLPYAVEREIEDLAALIEAVGGQASLYGVSSGGALALHAAASGLPVRHVAVYETPYATSEEDLRERARYTERLAEALGEGRRGDAVELFLHLTGLSEAVIQGARQSPLWAGMESIAPSLAYDDAVMGDGGVPVKLLASVPVPVLSIAGDASPAWMREAARAIADAVPRGTCRTLPGQTHMVEPDVLAPVLAEFFGR, from the coding sequence ATGGACAAGAACATCGTTTCGCGTGACGGCACCCACATCGCCCACGAGAGCGCCGGGCGGGGTTCCGTGGTCGTCCTCGTCAGCGGCGCGATGTCGACGGGCGCCACGGTGGCACCGCTGGCCGCCCCGCTCTCGGAGCGGTTCCGGGTCGTCGTGTACGACCGCCGGGGCCGCGGGGCGAGCGGGGACCGGCTGCCGTACGCGGTGGAACGCGAGATCGAGGACCTGGCGGCGCTGATCGAGGCGGTGGGCGGACAGGCGTCGCTGTACGGCGTCTCCTCGGGTGGCGCGCTGGCGCTGCACGCGGCGGCGAGCGGTCTGCCGGTGCGCCATGTCGCCGTGTACGAGACGCCGTACGCGACGTCGGAGGAGGACCTGAGGGAGCGCGCCCGGTACACCGAGCGCCTGGCGGAGGCACTGGGCGAGGGGCGCCGCGGAGACGCGGTGGAGCTCTTCCTCCACCTCACCGGGCTGAGCGAGGCGGTGATCCAGGGTGCCCGCCAGTCCCCCCTGTGGGCCGGGATGGAGTCGATCGCGCCGAGCCTCGCGTACGACGACGCGGTCATGGGCGACGGCGGTGTCCCGGTGAAGCTGCTGGCGTCGGTCCCCGTACCGGTGCTGTCCATCGCGGGCGACGCGAGCCCGGCCTGGATGCGCGAGGCCGCCCGGGCCATCGCGGACGCCGTCCCCCGGGGCACCTGCCGCACCCTGCCCGGCCAGACCCACATGGTCGAACCGGACGTCCTGGCCCCGGTGCTGGCGGAGTTCTTCGGCCGGTGA
- a CDS encoding DUF427 domain-containing protein: protein MTRGHRITVERSERHVRVVHGGEVLAESDRALVLHETGLPARYYIPPQDVRLDLLTSSETHTHCPFKGTASYWSRPDAPDLAWAYPDPKPDVVDVKDHLCFYDVEVL, encoded by the coding sequence GTGACCAGAGGACACCGCATCACCGTCGAACGGAGCGAGCGGCACGTGCGCGTGGTGCACGGCGGGGAGGTCCTGGCCGAGAGCGACCGGGCACTGGTGCTGCACGAGACGGGCTTGCCCGCGCGGTACTACATCCCGCCCCAGGACGTACGGCTCGACCTGCTGACCTCGTCCGAGACCCATACCCACTGCCCCTTCAAGGGCACCGCGTCCTACTGGTCGCGCCCGGACGCGCCCGATCTCGCCTGGGCGTACCCGGACCCGAAACCGGACGTCGTCGACGTCAAGGACCACCTGTGCTTCTACGACGTGGAGGTCCTATGA
- a CDS encoding TIGR00730 family Rossman fold protein encodes MNICVFLSAADLDERYTRPAREFAELLGKGGHTLVWGGSDVGLMKVVADGVQEAGGRLLGVSVEFLAAKARVGADEMIVARDLAERKRLLLEKADAVVVMVGGTGTLDEATEILELKKHGHTDKPVVLLNSAGFYDGLKTQFRRMEDEGFLPRALTDLVFFAEEPVGALAYLEESQGIE; translated from the coding sequence GTGAACATCTGTGTTTTTCTCTCCGCCGCCGATCTGGACGAGCGGTACACGCGCCCCGCGCGGGAGTTCGCCGAGCTGCTCGGCAAGGGCGGCCACACCCTGGTGTGGGGCGGCTCCGACGTCGGCCTGATGAAGGTCGTCGCCGACGGGGTACAGGAGGCGGGCGGGCGGCTCCTCGGCGTCTCCGTGGAGTTCCTGGCGGCGAAGGCCCGCGTGGGCGCCGACGAGATGATCGTCGCCCGGGACCTGGCGGAGCGCAAGCGCCTGCTCCTCGAGAAGGCCGACGCCGTGGTCGTCATGGTGGGCGGTACCGGCACGCTCGACGAGGCCACCGAGATCCTCGAGCTGAAGAAGCACGGGCACACGGACAAGCCGGTGGTCCTGCTGAACAGCGCGGGCTTCTACGACGGCCTCAAGACCCAGTTCCGGCGGATGGAGGACGAGGGTTTCCTGCCCCGCGCCCTCACCGACCTGGTGTTCTTCGCCGAGGAGCCCGTCGGGGCACTGGCCTACCTGGAGGAGAGCCAGGGCATCGAGTGA